The nucleotide window AACGTCAAGCTAGACAAGAATTAAATCCCGATGAAGCAATTTATCAAGAGGAAATTGTCCAAAAAGTTAATTTAAAATATTTGGGAACTGATTCAATTTTAAACGTTAATTTTGCCCCTACGGTAACAGAAATGCGGAAAGCATTTGAAACGGAACATCAAACCCGATACGGATTTATCCAAACAGAAAAGCCCTTAATTGTTGAATCGGTTTCTGTTGAAGTGATTCAAAAAATGGAGAATCCCAAAGAATCTTTAATCCTTCGCACTCGTCCCCTAAATGAACAGCCTACACCCCTTGAAAGGGTAAAAATGTTTACCGCTAATACGTGGCATGATACCCCCGTTTATCGACGAGAAGATTTACAGCCAGAAGATGTGATTAAAGGGACTGCTATTATTGTCGAAAAAATTAGCACAATTGTGGTTGAACCTGAGTGGATAGCAAGATTAACTCAACATAATCATTTAATTTTAGAACGTTTCTAACTCTCATAAAGATTTATGAGTCTTATCTTGCTTCTTCATCGGCAAGAATATCTTGTTCTTCTGATTCTACATTAAATTCAATCCGACTTTGTAAAACTATTTCTTCGATTATTCTTGCTCCTCGATTATTTTGTAACACTTCATCAAAATGACTCATTAATTTGGGAATATTGATTACTTCTTCGATAGAGTCCATGTAATTGTTGACAATTTTTTTGATTTTGTATTTTTCCGTTGCTTGTTCTTGTACTTTTTTTAAAATATTGTCAACTGTCTGTTCAGTTTTGATCACAAAAGTAATTGGATATCTTTGTACTTTATCAATATCCAAAAAGTAGCCAATGCTGCTCTTGATTTAGAACCTCTATTAGCTGCTTTAGTTTTAATATTTAAGTATTTTAATAACTCACTTATCTCAAATATTTTTTGACTTTGTCCAGGAAAGTAAGACTCTATAATCGAAATTATAGTTTGTGTAAACTCATGATTTAAGATTGACATTCTAATCATCCTTTCATCTAACTTGATATTTTTTGTCCATTTTCATTTTTTCTAACATAGGATTTCTGAAGAGGTAAAAGCTTTTCTCCTTTATACTCTTGCCAATCTAAAATTCTTCTTAACCCAATCTTAAGATATTCTTCCTGAGATTCTATGCTAATTGAATTTCTCCTGAGCCTTTTTGCTACAGCAGCAGCCGTAAAAGTTCCCGCAAATGGATCAAGTATTAAATCTTTTTCATTACTACTTGCCAAAATAATTCTTTCTAACAATGATTCAGGTTTTTGTGAAGGATGATTTTCATACTCTTCCATTCTATATCTGACGCGAGAAAAATACCATACATTACCCGGTATTTTGTTTGTATTGTAAGGCGTTGGAATAGTTTTTCTATAATCAATTAACTTTCTTTTTGCTCCCGTTTTTGCTTCTATTTTAATGGCTTCAGAATTAAAAATATAATTCTTTTTATCTTTCACACAATGCAGTATCGGTTCATACATCGAACCAAAATATTTGCTTGCTTGAACACCAGAACTATCGTAGTGCCATATAATCCGACTCAGGATTGTTAATTTTTTTCTTAAATAAATATCAAAATAAGGCATAGATTGAGTGCTGGTCATTACATATAATGTTCCGTTAGGCTTTAATACGCGAATACATTCATCTAACCACTTATATGCCCATTCGACATAGTCTTCATCAGATAACCATTTGTCATAAAAATCTCCAAAGCGCTTACCAATATTATAAGGAGGATCAAGAAAAATAAGCTCTATAGATTCCGAATCAATTTCTTCTAATAAAACTGTTAAAGCATCGCCATGAAATATAAGATGATCTTTATTTCCGTATCGGACAGACATTAACTTACTCGCCACTAAATTAGAATTAACCGCTTGATTTTATTATCAAATAATATTAGTCTATACTATAGAGTAATTTTTTGATAATATCTTTAATCCCTATAGTAAGGCCAATCAAAAATGATGCGTTAGGACGAATTATTACATTTAAAATTTACCAAAAACTGTAGCCGTCCAATACATCTTACTCGTAATTAATTTTATCTCTGTTTATCTTAGGATGACATCCGCGCCGCCATAGCCGATTTAATCTGTTCCATCGCTTCTGGGGTAGCTTTGGTTTGTTCCCAAGCTGGACGAGATAAAATCCGATCGCACCACCTATTTAATTTAGAATAATCAGTTAAAGGTACACCGGCCCTGGGCAACCAAGGAACAACTGTTCCGGCAACAGCATCAGCTAAAGTAATAGTTTCACTGCCAAAAAATGGGCGCTCATCTAATAAACTTTCAAAAAACTTAAAAATTGTTCCGACTTTTTCTTTGGCTTGTTTTATCTTTTCTTCATCTCCCTTTGATAAACCTAACATAACCGGAAATAAAGGGGAGGCTGAGGGTAATAACTCATTAACCGTGACTAGCTGTACCATTCTTACCGTTGATAAATCTTTAGGATTATCAGGTAACATTGCCGGGGTAGGATATTTTGCCTCTAAATAATCTAAAATTGCTAAAGATTCTATAATAGTATTGTCATCATCTACTAAAACGGGAATATGATGAAAAGGATTCATCGCTAAAAATTCAGGTTTAAACTGTTCCCCCGTTAAATTAACTTCGACTAACTCAAACTCTAACCCTTTTTCTATAAGAGTCACCCAAACTCGATGAGAATTAGGAGATACAGGAGTATGATAAAGCTTTAGCATAAAGGCAACCTTTAATTCACGATTGTTTATCATCTTATCATATAGATTTTAAAAATTTTATGAATTTAAACTCAAACCAGAAAGATATTTCTTTTAATGACTATGAAGCCTTTGCAGAAGCTTATGCCGAACGGTCAGCATCCAATTCTCACAATGCTTACTATGAAAGACCGGCCATGTTTTCTATTTTATCAACTCTCAAATTTAAACGAGTATTAGATGCCGGTTGTGCCGGAGGAATTTATTCTGAATGGTTAATTAATCGGGGGGCTGATGTAACCGCGATCGATATTAACTCTAAAATGGTACAATTAACTAAGAAAAGACTTAAAACCCAAGGAAAAGTTTACCAAGCCGATTTAAATCAACCTCTGAATTTTTTAGATGATAATTCTTTTGATCTCGTTTTAAGTTCGTTAACGATGCACTATCTTAAAGATTGGGAAGCCGTCTTTAAAGAATTTTCCCGAATTTTATTACCTGAAGGGTTATTTTTATTTTCAACTCATCATCCTTTTATGGATTTCCAATTATTTGAAAAAGCGAATTACTTTACCACAGAACTTATTGAAGATTCTTGGGAAAGTTTCGGGGATACTCCGGTTAGGGTTCGCTTTTACTCCCGTCCCTTAAGTGAACTGACTTCTGCACTAGCTAAGACAGGATTTTTTATTAAAAATATGATTGAACCCCGTCCTACTGAGGAATGTAAACAACATTATCCTCAAGATTATGAAAAACTCTCTACAAAACCTTGGTTTTTAATTATTTTAGCGCAAAAAAATTTTAAATTATCCTCAAAAATGCAATGATGAATCAAAACTTAAAACCCGATCCCATTCGCTTAGAAATATTCAAAAATCTTTATCAATTTATCGCGGAACAAATGGGAATAATCCTACAAAATACCGCGACATCTGTTAATATAAAAGAACGGTTAGACTTTTCCTGTGCGATTTTTGACCAAGACGGATTATTAGTCGCTAATGCCCCCCATATTCCGGTACATTTAGGGTCAATGAGTGAAAGTGTCCGCAGTTTAATTCAAGATAAAAGTCATCAGTTAAAACCGGGAGATATTTATCTATCTAATAATCCTTATAATGGCGGAACTCATTTACCCGATGTTACCGTTATTACCCCGGTTTTTGACTCAGGAAAACAACAGATTATATTTTATGTTGCCTCTCGTGGACATCAAGCCGATATTGGGGGAATTACGCCGGGGTCAATGCCTCCCCATAGTACCACCATCGAAGAAGAAGGAATTTTATTTGATAATTTTCTCTTAGTTGAACAAGGAATTTTCCGGGAAAAAGCCCTACGAAAAATCCTCTCGGATAACCCTTATCCTGCCCGGAATCCCGATCAAAATATAGCGGATTTTAAGGCACAAATTGCAGCGAATGAAAGGGGAGTCCAAGAACTGGGTAAAATGGTCGAACAATATGGATTAGACACCGTTCAAACTTATATGAAATTTGTCCAAGACAATGCAGAAGATTGTGTTAAACGGGCAATTAATATTTTAACAGATGGAGAATTTACCTATTCAATGGATAACGGGGCAATCCTAAACGTAAAAGTTACCATTAATCGAAAAGATTCTACGGCTACGATTGATTTTACCGGCACATCTGAACAATTAAACAGTAATTTTAATGCGCCTAAAGCAGTCACTCAGGCAGCCGTTTTATATGTATTTCGGACTTTAGTCAATGATAAAATCCCTCTCAATGCCGGATGTCTCAAACCCTTAGACATTATTATTCCATCTGGGTGTATGTTAAACCCCACTTATCCGGCGGCAGTGGTAGCCGGCAATGTAGAAACCTCTCAAACCATTGTCGATGCTTTATATGGTGCTTTAGGGGTTATGGCCGCCTCTCAAGGTACAATGAACAATTTTACCTTTGGGAATGACCGTTATCAATATTATGAGACGATTTGCGGGGGGTCTGGGGCAGGAATTAACTATAATGGGACGGATGCAGTCCATACCCACATGACCAATTCTCGCTTAACTGACCCGGAAATCTTAGAAACTCGGTATCCAGTTTTAGTAGAAAGCTTTAGTATTCGGGCTAATAGTGGCGGAAAAGGAAAATATACAGGAGGAAATGGCTTAATTCGTCGGATAAAGTTTTTAGAACCCATGACCGCCAATATTTTATCTAATCATCGTCTTATCCCTCCTTTTGGGTTAAATGGGGGTGAGTCGGGACAAGTGGGACACAATCAAGTTCAACGCAGAGATGGAAGGATAGAAAAGCTAGACAGTACCGCAACCGTCACTATGCAAATCGGCGATGTTTTTGTCATTGAAACCCCCGGAGGAGGAGGCTTCGGTCAACCAGAAAAATTGTAAATTAGGATAATATGAGGAAAAAAGTTGATTTTTGGCTAGGCTCTATTTATTTCCATTTATTATCCACTTAGAAAAAGTAATACTGTTGAGCTAACCGTCAAAAATTTCTACTTTTAGTGGTACTGACATCCCCTCATGATTGAATTAATCTTTTAATAAGGTTCGATGATTAAGCCACCTATCCATTGAACTCATCAACGCAATTCTTTTATCTGGCGTGAGGACAAAAACCATGAAAAATGCTATCTTCCCTCTATTAATCCTAACCATTTAACTATTAATCGAGCTTAACAAACAGTTTTTAGTCAAGTTAAGTTTTAGGTGTTAAGGTTAGGTATTTAATATCTAACTTATCACCTATTTTTTTTTCAAATTGACTCTTTTCAAGCTGATTAAAAGAAAACATTTTGATTTAACAGTTATACCCATTCTGTAAATTTAATCTACCCAATCTTCTCGATTAAATTGTAGGATGCGTCACCGGACTCATCCTACAATTTGAGCGAGAAGATTATTTAGTTAAAATTTTCAGAATTGGTATAAGTAGGCCGACTTTCATTAAAGTTATCTATGTGACAAGGGAACAGGGAACAGGCGCATACTTTCAGGCATTTTATATTTATTAACACACTTAATGTTTAAATCATCAACTTCAGAAATAAAACTCCCCACACTTCCTACTCAAACTATAAGATTTAGTTTTTAACTCTATCTATTCATGATTCTCAATTTTAAGTATTGGTAATACACTTATACTAAACTCTATATCTTAAGAATTTTATTATAATTTTAAAACCCCCTATCGGATGATAAATTTTAACCAAAAAGTAACTTATTATTAATTACCTAGTAACAAGTTTTGCTTTAAACCGAAAATGCTAACAAATAGAACAACTATTCTCCCTCAAGCCACTAAAGCTCTTGGGCTAGTGGGTGCTGCCTCTCTCACCGTTTTTTCTCTGCTAGCGGGTTCGGCTACTTCAGCATCTGCCCAACTCGGCTCGATTTCAGGAATTAAGTTTAACGATCTCAATAAAAATGGGGTCAGAGATGCCCTAGAACTCGGCTTGCCAGGATGGGAAATCGAATTACTCAACTTTGAAGGCAATGTAATCGCAAGCACCACAACTAATCTGTTTGGAACTTACCGGTTTAACAACTTACCTGCTGGCCCTTATGTGGTTCGGGAAGTGCTTAAACCCGGTTGGAAGCAGACCTTACCCACTTTTCAGAAAAGTCTTCAATTAGGTCAAGTGTTAGGGCCTTGGGACTATAGTGATCCGGATTCCCAATGGCCTTTAATCGCCCCAGACGCATCAGGCAACTTCCAATCGCCGGTGAACATCACTGAGACTCCCTCTACAGATTTAAGCAAATTTTTATCAATCCACTATTCAGGTCTTGACGCTGAGACAATCAAAAACACTGGCTATGCCTTTGATGTTGAATACCATCCAGGAAATGCCAACTTCATCAATGTAGCTGGGGAAAGATTTGACCTGCTGCAGTTCCATTTCCACTACGAAAGTGAACACGCCATTGATAATGTCCTCTCAGATATGGAGGTACACTTCGTCAATCGCCATGCACATGGAGGATTGTCAGTTCTCGGATTGCTCATTGAAGAAGGAGATACTAACCAAACCTTAGCACCTGTTTTTGATGAGATTGCAGCCCAACTAGCAGCCAATAATGGAGCATTCCCATCTACTGTGCCATTTACAGACGTACTAGATTTGGAAAGTCTTTTCCCTAGTGATTGGAAGGGCTGGTTTTACAATGGCTCTTTAACGACTCCGCCAGCAACCGAGGGGGTTAATTGGTTTGTGTTTGAAACTCCTATTGAAATGTCAGCCGCACAAATAGACATTTTTCAGGATTTTCTGGCAAGTAATAATCTAACCAATAACAACCGTCCTTTGCAAGATCTAAATGGCAGACAGTTCAACGAACATAATCATCAAGAAACCATCAGTGGAGGTTCGATTTCTGGCCTCAATTTTGGGAATGCTCTAGATTTAGGTCTGTTAGGATTGCTGCAATTTAATTACCAAGTCACGGTTAATGGAGATGACGTTGGTGATCTCAACTTTGGTAACACCGCCGTTCCTGAACCGATGACCATTCTAGGCGTAGGGATGGCGTTTGGTTTCGGTGCAGGTTTCAAACGCAAGATGAACAAAAAGCAAAAAGATTAAGAATGATATAAAATCACCTATAAATAAAAATAGAATAGCCGAAGTGAGAAAATTCCCAAACCGCTAGCATTTCGGCTATTCGTCGTTTTTCAGGTTGAGGAATGTTTGGCTAATCTAGGCACAAACATCTATACTCAATACTCTTATAAACAGCTAGACTTTCTCATCTTTCTTGTGACAGAGGGAAAGTCACTATTTCCAGAGCCAAAAATTTCTCTCATATCATCATAAAAGGCTCAACTGTAGCCACAACAGACTGAGACATAACCTCCAAATTATATCCCCCTTCCAAGCCAAACAAAATACGACGAGTGACCCCAAGAAGATAACGAGAAAATATCCCATAATCGGACGGTTGTAAAGACATCATTGCCAAAGGATCATCATGATTAGCATCATATCCTGCACTGACCAATAATAAATCCGGTTGAAATTTTTTCAGAAAAGGAATAATTTTGCCCTCAAACATCACTTGATACTCTTTGAGAGTAGATCCTGGAGGAAGGGGAATATTCAAAACATTTTCATAATGTCCTCGATCGCTAGCGCGTCCGGTGCCGGGATAACAAGGAAACTGATGCACCGAACAATATACAATATGAGGATTACCCTGTACAATGTCTTCTGTGCCATTGCCATGATGGACATCCCAGTCTAGGATAGCCACTCGATTAATTCCCGGTTTTTCTAAAGCATAATGAGCAGCGATCGCCGCATTAGAAAACAGACAAAACCCCATCCCCATCTTTTTAGTAGCATGGTGTCCGGGGGGACGAACTAAGGCAAAAGCAGGGTTATTTCTTTCTAAGACGTGATCTATCCCATCTAACCAAGCACTTACCGCTAATAGAGCAATATCATAACTCTGGGGAGAAACGGGGGTATCTGGATCTAACATCCCTCCTCCTTGTTCGGCTAAATTTTTCAAATAGTGAATGTATTCTCGATGATGAAACTTAGACACCCAAGAAAAAGCATTTTTCTCCCATGCTGGAGTTGGTAAAAACCATTGTAAATGATCAGACCAAGAAGTCGCTTTTAAAGCTTCTACGATAGCACTTAAGCGTCCGGGTGTTTCTGGGTGATATAAACCCGTATCATGTTTGAGGAATTCTTCAGAGTAGATAATGGAAAACATAGTCTAATCCCCAATTGATATACAAGAAATTTCGATAAAAATGCCGGTTCATCCTCGGCAAACTCGAAAGAGTAATTGATTATAATGAATCCTAATCTTTAAATTTTTTAATTGGCTAATTTCGAGGATTTAAGTAAATGTCTTGAAAGCTTAACAACGGAGAGGGAGGGATTCGAACCCTCGTCGCCCGTGAGGACGAAGCAGTTTTCGAGACTGCCGCATTCAACCACTCTGCCACCTCTCCATCAAATAGATTGCTGATCTATTATACACTTTTATCGGGTTTATTGAGCTAATTGTAGGGTGGGCATTGCCGACCTTAACCCCAGGATTAAATCCCGAACATAAATAAAGTTCACTATGTTAAGCTGTTACGCATTTAAATTATTCTTTGTAGTAGGGTCTTAGCATCCGTTCTAATAAACCTACTCAATTCTACTCAAAGTAGATTCGATGTTATTTTCTTGCTTCATCCTGGCGGTGTCGGCACTCACCAGTCCACAAGCTGACACGGTGGAACTCACCGCCAAGGAAGCTAGAATTAAACTAGCGTTTAAGTCTCTATCACAAACAAAAGAGCATTGTTCACATTCAAAAACTCTTTCAGATAAAGATAAAGATTCTTTTTTGTGACCACAATTAGAACAGGTTTTACTGCTCGCAAACCACCTATCAGCGATGATTAGCTCCGACCCATACAACTGAGTTTTATAGTCAAGCTGTCTTCGGAATTCATAAAAACCCATGTCAGCAACAGATTTAGCTAGTTTTCCATTAGCTAACATCCCAGATACATTTAAGTCCTCAATTACTATCTTGCTGTGATTCTTAGCTAGATAAGTAGTAAGTTTATGTAACGTATCTTTGCGGATGTTAGCTATTTTGAAATGAAGTTTAGCTATTTGTTTCTGTGCTTTCTTCCAATTGTTTGAACCTTTGACTTTATGACGAGCTAAGTATTGAAGTCTGCTTAATTTCTTCTCAAACTTACGATAACTTTTAGCTCCTTCAAATACCAACCCAGATGATAAAGTTGCCAGAGATTTAACCCCTAGATCACAGCCTACTACATCAACACTTTTAGGGGTTGATGCTGGTTCGATTTCAATCTTAAAACTGATAAACCATCTATTAACTTTTTGGCTAATTGTAACAGATTTTGGTTGATATCCGTGAGGTAATCTCTCATAGGTTTTTAGCCAACCAATCACAGGAACTTTTATCTTTTGATGGTCACACTTAAGGCTTCCATCCAAGGTAAAGCTATCGTGCTTTCCTTTTTTCTTAAACTTGGGAGGTTTTGCTGTCTTTTTAAAGCATCTTTTCCAAGCATCAGCCAAAGCTTTTAACGCCCATTGCGGAGCGCATTTAGATACTTGATAATACCAATCATGTTGAGGTTTAACTAATGCTACTAACCATTTGTGTAAATCAATAGCAGTAGGAAACTTGATTTTATCATTGCTGTTGGCTTTATTATGGTCTAGAATTTGCTTGGTTAGAGCTAATCCCCAGTTCCAAGCATGACGGGCAACTCCTGCGTGTTGGGCTAATAATGAACGTTGTTGATTATTTAGTTTTAATTCAGTCTTGAATCCTAGTAGCAACGTCTCTTAACTCCTCTACTATTTTTCTATTTTTATGACTTCTTGAACCGTACAACCGGGCAGAAAATACAGTAATAATTTCTAAGACATCTTGTGCTAAATCCTCCTCAAATGTGCTATCTTCAGTTCGGTTAATGATGACAACTTCAGTCCCAAAATGTTCACACAAACTAAAGATTAATTCACTACCAAACCTGAGTAATCGGTCTTTATGAGTTAAGACTAATCTCTCAACTTTACTATCAACAATTAATCTAATTAATCGTTTTAATCCTTTTTTATTGTAGTTAAGTCCAGAACCTAGATCATCTATGATTTCGACTTGCCAACCATTAGTCGCGCAAAACAGACCAACAACTTCTTTTTGACGTTCTAAATCCTTTTTTTGCTCATGGCTAGACACCCGACAATAACCAACTGTATAGGAGAGATTTTCTTGGTTCTCCAAGCAACTGAGAGAGAGTGTAACGTCGATGCCCATTGGCTGTTCTTTCAGGTATCAATTTACCTTCAGATTCCCAACGCCTTAACGTCGATACACTTACGCCTTTTAGTTTAGCTGCTTCTGATATGGTTAACTTACTCATAAAATGATGATAGCACATTTCTTGAGTAACTTTAGATAAGATTAGTTAGATTTTTAACTTCTGTTCATAGCCCCTTATTTTCCTCTCTTAGGATGAAATAACTCCTTTTCTACCGTTCTAAGATTTATAACTTAACATCATAAGTTCTTCCATCAAGTGTAACGCGATCGCCTCTTACCAGTTTACGACCTCGACGGGTTTCAAGAGTTCCATTAACTAAAACTTCTCCCCCTTGAATGCGGATTTTTGCCTCTCCGCCGGTTTGTACGAGTCCCTGCCATTTAAGAAACTGGCCGAGTTTTATTGTTCCTTCTTGATTTTCGGTCATTCATCTAAAATTTTTTTTTCAACGTCCTCAATTTATTGTATAGCAAACGCTAAGGAGGTTAGGAGATTTTTCAAACCTCAAACCCAATGGGAGTAAACTTTTATCCTCCTGCCAGAGAGCAAAGCTGCCACCTGCCTCCTGCTATAACTCTTGTCGAGACGCTATAGGTTAATTTATTCCCGAAAGATGACGTATTAAGACAAATTTTTTTTTCATTTAGTTATTAATTGATAATTGAAATGATTGAGTATTAATTCTTAATTTTTCCTTGTAATCCTATTCATGACAATATTAATTATCCATTATCCATTAAACTAATTATCGTTTTTGAGCAAACCAAGTTTGTAATTGGTGTCGACAAGCAGATTCCATAATCCCAGAAATCACCGATAATCGATGATTAGAACAGGGACTATCCGGCAAATTAGCAACGGTGCGGATAGTTCCCGTTTTGGGATCATCAACCCCATAAATTAATAATGCGATCCTAGCCTGAATAATTGCCCCGGTACACATAGGACAGGGTTCGAGGGTAACATACAGCTTACACTGTTGTAAATGCCATGTTTGTAAAACTTGACTAGCACGACGCAGAACAATTATTTCTGCATGGGCGGTAGGATCTTGATCTCGTTCTTTTCGATTAGATCCTTCGGCGATTAATTTCCCTTTTTCGTCTATGATAACAGCACCGACAGGAACATCTCCTGCTTGTGCCGCTTCCTGAGCTAAAGTGATCGCTCGGCTCATCCATCGTTTATGATCTAAATAGGTTTGCTCATCTAATTGAGAGATATATTTATCCAATCCCTACAACCTCGTTAGGATTTTGAGTTAATAAAGGATCGAGTTGACCTTTAGTATCTAACTCATAAAGATCGTCACATCCCCCAATATGTTGATTATTGATAAAAATTTGAGGCACGGTACGTCTTCCGTTAGCACGTTCGGCCATCGCTTGTCTGGCTTGATTATCCCCATCTATTTTATATTCGGTAAAGTTGACCCCTTTCCACCATAAAAGAAATTTCGCGCGAATACAATAAGGACAAGTTTGCCAAGTATAAATCTCTACATTCGCTTTAATTCGTTCAGGATGACGACCTAATACAGAATTAATCAAATTTAACATAGTTAGTTAACTCTCGCTTAACATTGACTCAAATACTAGGATGCGTCGAGGACGCATCAAAAACCGTAGTTTAATTTTTAAGAATGGGTATGAGTTATATTCTTATTTTAAGACGAAAACAAAAAAAACACAGCAGACATAACATCGGTTCAGGTAAACTACGCTTTCCGTTTCCCGTCGGATTACGAGCTTTGTATCCTTGACTGATTTATCTACTGTGCTAGACTGTATAAGTCGGAAAGGAGGGAAGTCCTATTCCAAAGAGTTGCCTATTTCCCAATCGACCTACTCAACAATCGGAAGCTGAACTTCTGGAAGACCGGGACCACCAATACTTCCAGAAACACCGATTTGAAACTGGGTTAGGATTTCTTTCCCATCTTTCCGATTTTCAGGCTTTAGGGTAAAAATTACATTCTCAGTAGAAGCTTTACTATCTTTTGGATAAGATACGAAAAGAACTCCTTGAGAATTCGCTGTTCCAAATTCGGCGACTTGACCTAAAAGACCGATGTCTTCTACAGTATGAAGACCAAAAGATGCAGCTAAGTTGGTTAAGCGGGTGCTATTAGCTTGACAACGGCTTTCAGGAGTATATTCTCCTTTAGGATCATCTGAATCTAAACTTGCTGTCCACGCAACTAAAGGTAATGGATTTTCGTAGACAACTTTTTCTTCATAAACTACGGCACTAACTGGATTAACTGTTTCTCGAACAAGTTTTTCGATAGTTACATACTGACCGTTAAGCATTTCACAAGAGAAAACGATTTTATCTCTTTCGATGGGAGCAGGAGCAGCTTTAGATTCTGCTACAATCCCTAATACGCTAACCGCTACAACAGAGCTTCCTAAGATTGCTTTAAGATAATTATTCATTGCTTTTAACCTCACTCGATACTTTTATCTTTAATCATTCTCCGATTTTGTTTTGTCCAAAACTTACAACTTTTTTTGGGTTTTTATGCAATGATTTCTACTCACCCCCCCTAAAATTCTCTCCCTCATATTTCGATGAAATCGTTTATAGACTTGAGGTTGAAGCATTCTTTTTTTATTCCCATTGGCTGTTTTTATTTGTTTTATTCGGTGTTTATTAAGTTTTGTAAAAAAATATGTATTAACGGG belongs to Gloeothece citriformis PCC 7424 and includes:
- a CDS encoding COP23 domain-containing protein, with the translated sequence MNNYLKAILGSSVVAVSVLGIVAESKAAPAPIERDKIVFSCEMLNGQYVTIEKLVRETVNPVSAVVYEEKVVYENPLPLVAWTASLDSDDPKGEYTPESRCQANSTRLTNLAASFGLHTVEDIGLLGQVAEFGTANSQGVLFVSYPKDSKASTENVIFTLKPENRKDGKEILTQFQIGVSGSIGGPGLPEVQLPIVE
- a CDS encoding RNA-binding S4 domain-containing protein, with the protein product MTENQEGTIKLGQFLKWQGLVQTGGEAKIRIQGGEVLVNGTLETRRGRKLVRGDRVTLDGRTYDVKL
- the grxC gene encoding glutaredoxin 3 — translated: MLNLINSVLGRHPERIKANVEIYTWQTCPYCIRAKFLLWWKGVNFTEYKIDGDNQARQAMAERANGRRTVPQIFINNQHIGGCDDLYELDTKGQLDPLLTQNPNEVVGIG
- the tadA gene encoding tRNA adenosine(34) deaminase TadA — translated: MDKYISQLDEQTYLDHKRWMSRAITLAQEAAQAGDVPVGAVIIDEKGKLIAEGSNRKERDQDPTAHAEIIVLRRASQVLQTWHLQQCKLYVTLEPCPMCTGAIIQARIALLIYGVDDPKTGTIRTVANLPDSPCSNHRLSVISGIMESACRHQLQTWFAQKR